A portion of the Blastochloris tepida genome contains these proteins:
- the secG gene encoding preprotein translocase subunit SecG, which produces MQTVLIVIHLMVVLALVGVVLLQKSEGGGLGMGGGGGFMSSRGTANVLTRTTAILAAIFFSTSLALSMLAGYSREPTSILDKAGAPAGAPASAPAEGQGILDQIKPPGPPQPPVSR; this is translated from the coding sequence ATGCAGACCGTTCTCATCGTCATCCACCTGATGGTCGTGCTCGCGCTGGTCGGGGTCGTGCTCCTGCAGAAGTCGGAGGGCGGCGGCCTCGGCATGGGCGGTGGCGGCGGCTTCATGTCCTCGCGCGGCACCGCCAACGTGCTGACCCGGACCACCGCCATCCTGGCCGCCATCTTCTTCAGCACCAGCCTGGCGCTGTCGATGCTGGCCGGCTACAGCCGCGAGCCCACGTCGATCCTCGACAAGGCGGGCGCGCCGGCCGGGGCGCCGGCATCGGCACCGGCTGAAGGTCAGGGCATCCTCGACCAGATCAAGCCGCCGGGACCGCCGCAGCCGCCGGTCTCGCGCTGA
- the tpiA gene encoding triose-phosphate isomerase: MVAPRRPLVAGNWKMNGFRASIAEFRSVAAAVAGGAAGRAEVLVCPPFTLVAEFAAEPREAVEVGAQDCHAKPSGAHTGDISAEMLKDAGAGAVIVGHSERRADHGESDAVVHAKAAAVRRAGLVAIVCVGETRAEREAGHTLEVVRRQLDGSVPEGATAADTVIAYEPVWAIGTGLTPTTADVAEVHAMIRDRLVERFGAEGQGIRILYGGSVKPDNAAELMAVANVDGALVGGASLKAADFLAIAGVYR, encoded by the coding sequence ATGGTGGCGCCGCGCCGCCCGCTGGTTGCGGGCAATTGGAAGATGAACGGGTTCCGGGCTTCGATCGCCGAATTCCGCTCGGTGGCGGCGGCGGTGGCCGGCGGGGCGGCCGGGCGCGCCGAGGTGCTGGTGTGCCCGCCCTTCACGCTGGTGGCCGAGTTTGCCGCCGAGCCGCGCGAGGCGGTGGAGGTCGGCGCCCAGGACTGCCACGCCAAGCCCTCCGGCGCCCACACCGGTGATATCTCGGCGGAAATGCTGAAGGATGCCGGCGCCGGCGCGGTCATCGTCGGCCATTCCGAGCGTCGCGCCGACCATGGCGAGAGCGACGCGGTGGTCCACGCCAAGGCGGCGGCGGTCCGCCGGGCCGGGCTCGTCGCCATCGTCTGCGTCGGCGAGACCCGCGCCGAGCGCGAGGCCGGCCACACGCTGGAGGTGGTGCGCCGCCAGCTCGACGGCTCGGTGCCCGAGGGCGCCACCGCCGCCGACACGGTGATCGCCTACGAGCCGGTGTGGGCGATCGGCACCGGCCTCACCCCCACCACCGCCGACGTGGCCGAGGTCCACGCCATGATTCGCGACCGGCTGGTCGAGCGTTTCGGCGCCGAAGGGCAGGGCATCCGCATCCTCTATGGCGGCTCGGTGAAGCCGGACAACGCGGCCGAGCTGATGGCGGTGGCCAATGTCGATGGCGCCCTGGTCGGCGGCGCCAGCCTCAAGGCGGCCGATTTCCTGGCGATTGCCGGGGTCTACCGGTAA
- the trpE gene encoding anthranilate synthase component I produces the protein MLKIEPAIEAFPADRPSVVWTTLVADLETPVSAFLKLADGRPNAVLLESVEGGAVRGRYSILALAPDVIWRCRGTSSEINRHALTRPDAFEPCAEPPLQALRALVGESAIDLPPGLPPMAAGIFGYLGYDMVRLMEKLPSDKPDPIGVPDAILIRPTVVVVFDAVRDEITMVTPVRPAAGVSPSQAYARAVDRLTEMVERLDAALDKTPPAADLSCLTAEMTSNTTPEEYHAMVAKAKEYILAGDIFQVVLAQRFEAPFTLPPFALYRALRRVNPAPFLVYLAFDDFSVVCSSPEILVRLRDGKVTIRPIAGTRPRGATQAEDHALEAELLADPKEISEHLMLLDLGRNDVGRVSSIGSVSVTDKFFIERYSHVMHIVSNVEGRLDPKRDALDALVAGFPAGTVSGAPKVRAMQIIDELEKDKRGPYAGAIGYFGADGDMDTCIVLRTSVVKDGRMYVQAGAGIVHDSVPASEQAECVNKAKAQFRAAEEARRFAAGAGRGQ, from the coding sequence ATGCTGAAGATCGAGCCCGCCATCGAGGCGTTTCCGGCCGACCGGCCGAGCGTGGTGTGGACGACCCTGGTCGCCGACCTCGAAACCCCGGTCTCCGCCTTCCTGAAGCTCGCCGACGGGCGGCCCAATGCGGTGCTGCTCGAATCGGTGGAGGGCGGCGCGGTGCGCGGCCGCTACTCGATCCTGGCGCTGGCGCCGGACGTGATCTGGCGCTGCCGGGGCACGTCCTCCGAGATCAACCGCCACGCCCTCACCCGGCCCGACGCCTTCGAGCCGTGCGCCGAGCCGCCGCTGCAGGCGCTGCGGGCGCTGGTCGGCGAATCGGCGATCGACCTGCCGCCCGGCCTGCCGCCGATGGCGGCCGGCATCTTCGGCTATCTCGGCTACGACATGGTGCGGCTGATGGAGAAGCTGCCCTCCGACAAGCCGGACCCGATCGGCGTGCCCGACGCCATCCTCATCCGCCCGACCGTCGTCGTGGTGTTCGATGCGGTGCGCGACGAGATCACGATGGTGACGCCGGTGCGCCCGGCGGCGGGCGTGAGCCCGAGCCAAGCCTATGCCCGCGCCGTCGACCGGCTGACCGAGATGGTCGAGCGGCTCGATGCCGCGCTCGACAAGACGCCGCCGGCCGCCGACCTCTCCTGCCTCACGGCGGAGATGACGTCGAACACCACGCCGGAGGAGTATCACGCGATGGTGGCGAAGGCGAAGGAGTACATCCTCGCCGGCGACATCTTCCAGGTGGTGCTGGCGCAGCGGTTCGAGGCGCCGTTCACGCTGCCGCCGTTCGCGCTCTACCGGGCGCTGCGCCGGGTCAATCCGGCGCCGTTCCTGGTCTATCTCGCCTTCGACGACTTCTCGGTGGTGTGCTCGTCGCCCGAGATCCTGGTGCGGCTGCGCGACGGCAAGGTGACGATCCGGCCGATCGCCGGCACCCGGCCGCGCGGCGCCACCCAGGCCGAGGACCACGCGCTGGAAGCCGAGCTTCTCGCCGACCCCAAGGAGATCTCCGAGCATCTGATGCTGCTCGATCTCGGCCGCAACGATGTTGGCCGGGTGTCGTCGATCGGCTCGGTCTCCGTCACCGACAAGTTCTTCATCGAGCGCTACAGCCACGTCATGCACATCGTCTCCAATGTCGAGGGGCGGCTCGATCCCAAGCGCGATGCGCTCGATGCGCTGGTGGCGGGCTTCCCGGCCGGCACGGTGTCGGGCGCGCCCAAGGTGCGGGCGATGCAGATCATCGACGAGCTGGAGAAGGACAAGCGCGGCCCCTATGCCGGCGCCATCGGCTATTTCGGCGCGGACGGCGACATGGACACCTGCATCGTGCTGCGCACCTCGGTGGTGAAGGACGGCCGCATGTATGTGCAGGCCGGGGCCGGCATCGTCCATGACAGCGTGCCGGCGAGCGAGCAGGCCGAATGCGTCAACAAGGCGAAGGCGCAGTTCCGCGCCGCCGAGGAGGCGCGCCGCTTCGCCGCCGGAGCCGGCCGCGGGCAGTGA
- a CDS encoding SurA N-terminal domain-containing protein → MLQSLRKGAASWVAKIFLSLLVVSFAIWGIGDIFRGFGQRNVATVGSTDISTESFRQIYNQRLQALGRQAGRPITPDQARAYGFDRQMLAEVLAEAALDERARQLRLGIGDEELIRRIHDNPSFRGPSGQFDRNLFDQVLRSNGYSELTYIDAERKLALRQQLARAIGGSAEVPHTLASLVDTFRNETRKVEFVTLDRTAAGTIAAPADDVLKAYFEERKAAFRAPEYRKVVVLPVTVETLSKAVEVTDADVRAYFDAHRDRFGAPEQRTLQQIVFPTADEAKAASAKIAGGESFESVAAARGLKPADIELGTVTRAGILDPTVAEAAFALAEGTVSQPIQGRFGHVLVRALKVQPAQSKPFEEVSGQIRQQIAGERAKRELLDRHDKVEDERAAGLTLAEVGAKLGLPVETVEAVDRSGRDMDGKQVPAFPARDEVLEGVFKTELRVENDPVQLGSNGFVWYEVAGITKARDRSFDEAKAQVLARWQEEQAAERVKAKADDLLERLESGQTLETAAKALGLTVSTVAEVRRAGTKELPEAAVAAVFTTAPGTAVSAPGEDAVSRLVIRVVEARTPDASKMPERLQADLRRALEDDLLAQFVTGLEIELGVTVNTRILNQIVGRDAGS, encoded by the coding sequence ATGCTCCAGTCCTTGCGAAAAGGCGCGGCGAGCTGGGTCGCCAAGATTTTCCTCAGCCTCCTGGTGGTGTCGTTCGCCATCTGGGGCATCGGCGACATCTTCCGCGGCTTCGGCCAGCGCAACGTCGCCACGGTCGGCTCGACCGACATTTCGACCGAGAGTTTCCGCCAGATCTACAATCAGCGGCTTCAGGCGCTCGGCCGTCAGGCCGGCCGGCCGATAACGCCGGATCAGGCGCGGGCGTACGGCTTCGACCGGCAGATGCTCGCCGAAGTGCTGGCCGAGGCCGCCCTGGACGAGCGCGCCCGCCAGCTTCGTCTCGGCATCGGCGACGAGGAGCTGATCCGCCGCATCCACGACAATCCGTCCTTCCGTGGGCCGAGCGGCCAGTTCGACCGCAATCTGTTCGATCAGGTGCTGCGCTCCAACGGCTATTCCGAGCTGACCTACATCGACGCCGAGCGCAAGCTCGCGCTGCGCCAGCAGCTCGCCCGCGCCATCGGCGGCTCGGCCGAGGTGCCGCACACGCTCGCCAGCCTCGTCGACACCTTCCGCAACGAGACGCGCAAGGTCGAGTTCGTCACCCTCGACCGCACCGCCGCCGGCACCATCGCGGCCCCGGCCGACGATGTGCTCAAGGCCTATTTCGAGGAGCGCAAGGCCGCGTTCCGGGCGCCGGAATACCGCAAGGTGGTGGTGCTGCCGGTCACCGTCGAGACGCTGTCGAAGGCGGTCGAGGTGACCGACGCCGACGTGCGCGCCTATTTCGACGCCCACCGCGACCGGTTCGGCGCGCCCGAGCAGCGCACCCTGCAGCAGATCGTGTTCCCCACCGCCGACGAGGCCAAGGCCGCCAGTGCCAAGATCGCCGGCGGCGAGAGCTTCGAGAGCGTGGCGGCCGCCCGCGGCCTGAAGCCGGCGGACATCGAGCTGGGCACGGTGACCCGCGCCGGGATTCTCGACCCCACGGTCGCCGAGGCCGCTTTCGCGCTGGCCGAGGGGACGGTGAGCCAGCCGATCCAGGGCCGGTTCGGCCACGTGCTGGTGCGCGCGCTCAAGGTGCAGCCGGCGCAGTCCAAGCCGTTCGAGGAGGTGTCCGGCCAGATTCGCCAGCAGATCGCCGGCGAGCGCGCCAAGCGCGAGCTGCTCGACCGCCACGACAAGGTGGAGGACGAGCGCGCCGCCGGCCTGACGCTGGCCGAGGTCGGCGCCAAGCTCGGCCTGCCGGTCGAGACCGTCGAGGCGGTCGACCGTTCCGGCCGCGACATGGATGGCAAGCAGGTTCCCGCCTTCCCCGCCCGCGACGAGGTGCTGGAAGGCGTGTTCAAGACCGAGCTGCGGGTGGAGAACGACCCGGTCCAGCTCGGCAGCAACGGCTTCGTCTGGTACGAGGTGGCCGGCATCACCAAGGCCCGCGACCGCAGCTTCGACGAGGCCAAGGCGCAGGTGCTGGCGCGCTGGCAGGAGGAGCAGGCGGCCGAACGGGTGAAGGCCAAGGCCGATGACCTGCTCGAACGGCTCGAGTCCGGCCAGACGCTGGAGACGGCCGCCAAGGCGCTCGGCCTCACCGTCTCGACCGTGGCCGAGGTGCGCCGGGCCGGCACCAAGGAGCTGCCGGAGGCCGCCGTCGCCGCGGTGTTCACCACCGCCCCGGGCACCGCGGTCTCCGCGCCCGGCGAGGACGCGGTGTCCCGTCTGGTGATCCGCGTCGTCGAGGCGCGCACGCCCGATGCCAGCAAGATGCCCGAGCGGCTGCAGGCCGATCTGCGCCGCGCCCTGGAGGACGACCTGCTCGCCCAGTTCGTCACCGGGCTGGAGATCGAGCTCGGCGTGACGGTCAACACCCGGATCCTCAACCAGATCGTCGGCCGCGACGCCGGCTCCTGA